A region from the Citrobacter telavivensis genome encodes:
- a CDS encoding aminotransferase class I/II-fold pyridoxal phosphate-dependent enzyme encodes MPRYKQIARQLKIAIERGELKPGARLPSSRTWSQELGISRSTVENAYTELVAQGWLERRGQAGTFVSAQLQPEQALSEPVVFAGESTVPQPFQMGLPALDLFPRDVWARVMGRRLRTQTRFDLALGDVCGEAALRQAIVDYLRVSRSIECLPEQIFITSGYAASMTLILRSLATPGDGMWIEDPGFPLIRPVIEQENVALLPVPVDDDGLNVAVGIRDYPDARFALLTPAHQSPLGVALSLSRRHQLLEWASQSQAWIVEDDYDSEFRYHGKPLPPLKSLDAPQRVIYAGTFSKSLFPALRCAWLVVPINQVGCFRQQAIRMACSVPLLWQQTLGDFIRDGHFWRHLKKMRQHYAQRRQWIEQALGEQGFQVVPQQGGIQLVIAVDGDDTAPVRKANEAGLAVQALSRWRVKSAGQGGMLLSFTNIASAEMASQVATRLRRAIQADL; translated from the coding sequence ATGCCGCGCTATAAGCAAATTGCCCGCCAGTTAAAAATCGCCATTGAACGTGGGGAACTCAAGCCCGGTGCCAGACTGCCATCCAGCCGTACCTGGTCGCAGGAGCTGGGCATTTCGCGTTCGACGGTGGAAAACGCCTATACGGAGCTGGTGGCGCAGGGCTGGCTCGAGCGGAGAGGGCAGGCGGGAACGTTTGTCAGCGCACAGCTGCAGCCAGAACAGGCGCTTAGTGAACCGGTGGTATTTGCCGGGGAAAGTACGGTCCCTCAACCTTTTCAGATGGGGCTTCCCGCGCTGGATCTCTTTCCGCGAGACGTCTGGGCGCGGGTGATGGGGCGACGATTGCGCACACAGACGCGTTTTGATCTGGCGCTCGGTGACGTGTGCGGTGAAGCCGCGTTGCGCCAGGCGATCGTGGACTATCTGCGCGTGTCGCGCAGTATTGAATGTCTGCCTGAGCAGATTTTCATCACTTCCGGCTATGCGGCTTCAATGACCCTCATCCTGCGTTCGCTGGCTACACCGGGCGATGGCATGTGGATTGAAGATCCCGGCTTCCCGCTGATCCGTCCGGTCATTGAGCAGGAAAATGTCGCGCTGCTGCCGGTTCCGGTCGATGACGACGGGCTGAATGTGGCGGTTGGGATCCGCGACTATCCGGATGCGCGTTTTGCGCTGCTCACTCCGGCTCATCAAAGTCCGCTTGGCGTCGCGCTGTCGCTATCCCGGCGTCATCAACTCCTTGAGTGGGCATCACAGTCTCAGGCGTGGATCGTTGAGGATGATTACGACAGTGAGTTTCGTTACCACGGCAAACCGCTGCCGCCGCTGAAAAGTCTTGATGCGCCACAGCGGGTGATTTACGCCGGTACGTTCAGCAAGTCGTTGTTCCCCGCATTGCGCTGTGCGTGGCTGGTGGTGCCGATAAACCAGGTGGGATGCTTTCGTCAGCAGGCGATACGGATGGCCTGTAGCGTGCCGCTACTCTGGCAGCAAACGCTGGGGGATTTTATCCGCGATGGTCATTTCTGGCGGCACCTGAAAAAAATGCGTCAGCACTATGCGCAGCGAAGACAATGGATTGAACAGGCGCTCGGCGAACAGGGGTTTCAGGTTGTGCCCCAACAGGGCGGGATACAACTGGTGATTGCGGTTGACGGTGATGATACTGCGCCGGTGCGCAAAGCCAACGAGGCGGGTCTGGCGGTTCAGGCCTTAAGCCGCTGGCGGGTGAAATCAGCCGGGCAGGGAGGGATGCTGCTGTCGTTCACAAATATCGCTTCTGCAGAAATGGCGAGTCAGGTAGCAACGCGGTTACGGCGGGCAATTCAGGCCGATCTTTAG
- a CDS encoding DUF883 family protein, whose product MFNRPNRNDVDDGVQDIHNDVNQLADSLEAVLKSWGSDAKDEADAARRKAQALLKETRAKMHGRTRVQQAARDAVGCADTFVRDKPWCSIGTAAAVGIFVGALLSLRR is encoded by the coding sequence ATGTTTAACAGACCGAACCGAAACGATGTAGATGATGGCGTGCAGGATATTCACAATGACGTCAATCAATTGGCCGATAGTCTGGAAGCCGTCCTGAAGTCATGGGGCAGCGATGCGAAGGATGAAGCGGATGCCGCACGGCGTAAAGCGCAGGCGCTGCTGAAAGAGACGCGGGCAAAAATGCATGGCCGCACGCGCGTGCAGCAAGCCGCCCGGGATGCCGTAGGCTGCGCCGATACGTTTGTACGCGACAAGCCCTGGTGTAGCATCGGTACGGCGGCGGCGGTGGGGATCTTCGTCGGCGCGCTGCTGAGCCTTCGTCGCTAA
- a CDS encoding DUF2002 family protein, translating to MYLRPDEVARVLEKVGFTVDVVTQKTYGYRRGENYVYVNREARMGRTALVIHPTLKERSSSLAEPATDIKTCDHYQHFPLYLAGETHEHYGIPHGFSSRIALERYLNGLFGEAN from the coding sequence ATGTATTTACGACCTGACGAGGTAGCGCGCGTACTTGAAAAAGTGGGGTTTACCGTCGATGTGGTGACACAGAAAACGTACGGTTATCGACGTGGAGAGAATTACGTCTATGTTAATCGTGAAGCGCGTATGGGACGCACTGCGCTGGTGATCCATCCGACATTAAAAGAGCGCAGTTCATCGCTGGCAGAACCGGCAACTGATATTAAAACCTGCGACCATTATCAGCATTTTCCGCTTTATTTAGCCGGGGAAACGCACGAACACTATGGTATTCCCCACGGCTTTAGTTCGCGTATTGCGCTTGAGCGCTATTTGAATGGACTGTTTGGCGAAGCGAATTAA
- the alaE gene encoding L-alanine exporter AlaE, whose translation MFSPQSRLRHAVADTFAMVVYCSVVNMLIEIFLSGMSFEQSLSSRLVAIPVNILIAWPYGMYRDLFMKASRKVGSAGWVKNLADVLAYVTFQSPVYVAILLTVGADWHQITAAVSSNIVISMLMGAVYGYFLDYCRRLFRVSRYQQVKV comes from the coding sequence ATGTTCTCACCACAGTCACGCTTGCGTCATGCTGTAGCAGACACGTTCGCGATGGTTGTTTATTGTTCTGTCGTGAACATGTTGATCGAGATATTCCTCTCCGGAATGAGCTTTGAGCAATCGCTTTCTTCCAGACTGGTCGCCATTCCGGTCAACATTCTGATCGCCTGGCCCTACGGAATGTATCGCGATCTCTTTATGAAGGCGTCGCGTAAAGTGGGTTCTGCGGGATGGGTGAAAAACCTGGCGGACGTGCTGGCTTATGTCACCTTCCAGTCCCCGGTTTATGTCGCAATTCTGCTAACGGTAGGCGCTGACTGGCATCAAATTACCGCCGCAGTCAGTTCTAATATTGTGATATCAATGCTAATGGGGGCGGTATATGGCTATTTCCTGGATTACTGCCGCCGCCTGTTCAGAGTGAGCCGCTACCAGCAGGTCAAAGTCTGA
- the stpA gene encoding DNA-binding protein StpA, whose translation MNLMLQNLNNIRSLRAMAREFSIDVLEEMLEKFRVVTKERREEEERLQRQRAEQQEKINTLLEMMKADGISPEELFGGEVATTRTGKKRQPRPAKYRYTDLNGESKTWTGQGRTPKAIAQALAAGKSLDDFLI comes from the coding sequence ATGAATTTGATGTTACAGAACTTAAATAATATCCGTTCACTACGCGCCATGGCTCGCGAATTCTCCATTGACGTTCTTGAAGAAATGCTGGAGAAATTCAGGGTCGTCACTAAAGAAAGACGTGAAGAAGAAGAACGGTTACAGCGTCAGCGCGCTGAACAGCAGGAGAAAATTAATACCTTGCTGGAGATGATGAAGGCTGACGGAATTAGTCCGGAAGAGTTATTCGGTGGTGAAGTCGCGACCACGCGGACGGGTAAAAAACGCCAACCGCGTCCGGCAAAATATCGTTATACCGATCTTAATGGGGAAAGCAAAACCTGGACCGGTCAGGGGCGTACACCTAAAGCGATTGCTCAGGCACTGGCGGCTGGTAAATCTCTGGACGATTTTCTGATCTAA
- a CDS encoding DUF2892 domain-containing protein produces MTIGTISPRDAKARIEQGARLIDIRDADEYLREHIPQAHLAPLSALEQGGFPARLRGELVIFHCQSGKRTQNNAAKLQVLVAPAEALLLEGGIDGWKAAGLPTAEDKSQPLPLMRQVQIAAGGLALLGVVLGYSVSSGFFLLSGFVGAGLLFAGLTGFCGMARLLDKMPWNRRPQ; encoded by the coding sequence ATGACTATTGGGACGATTTCCCCGCGCGACGCAAAGGCCCGTATCGAGCAAGGCGCCAGACTGATTGATATTCGCGATGCCGACGAATACCTGCGTGAGCATATTCCGCAGGCTCACCTCGCGCCGCTGTCTGCTCTGGAACAAGGCGGCTTTCCTGCCAGACTGCGGGGTGAGCTCGTTATCTTCCATTGTCAGTCCGGGAAACGGACGCAAAACAACGCGGCTAAATTACAGGTGCTTGTCGCGCCAGCAGAAGCTTTGCTGCTGGAAGGGGGCATTGACGGCTGGAAAGCGGCGGGCTTGCCCACTGCGGAAGATAAATCACAGCCGCTTCCACTGATGCGTCAGGTACAAATTGCGGCAGGCGGACTGGCGTTACTGGGCGTAGTACTGGGGTACAGCGTTAGCAGTGGTTTCTTTCTGCTCAGTGGGTTCGTGGGTGCGGGACTCCTGTTTGCCGGACTGACAGGTTTTTGTGGAATGGCGCGACTGCTCGACAAAATGCCGTGGAACCGTCGTCCTCAATAA
- a CDS encoding metalloregulator ArsR/SmtB family transcription factor, producing MSELEQLQASAEQAAALLKAMSNPKRLLILCMLCGSPGTSAGDLARATGLSPSATSQHLAKMREEGLIDSQRDAQRILYSIKNAAVNSLIATLKNVYCP from the coding sequence ATGAGCGAACTTGAACAACTTCAGGCCAGCGCTGAACAGGCGGCGGCCCTGCTGAAAGCAATGAGCAATCCTAAGCGATTGCTGATCCTGTGTATGCTTTGCGGCTCACCGGGTACCAGCGCGGGCGATCTGGCTCGCGCCACCGGACTAAGCCCGTCGGCCACCTCACAGCATCTGGCGAAAATGCGCGAAGAAGGTCTGATTGACAGCCAGCGCGATGCCCAGCGCATCCTCTATTCCATTAAAAATGCAGCGGTGAATTCACTCATTGCCACATTGAAAAACGTCTATTGTCCATAA
- a CDS encoding YqaE/Pmp3 family membrane protein: MGFWRIVFTIVLPPLGVLLGKGFGWAFILNIILTLLGYIPGLIHAFWVQTRPSTLS; the protein is encoded by the coding sequence ATGGGTTTCTGGAGAATTGTTTTTACGATCGTTCTGCCCCCGCTGGGCGTCCTGTTGGGTAAAGGGTTCGGTTGGGCGTTCATCCTTAATATCATTTTGACCCTGCTGGGGTATATCCCGGGTCTGATTCACGCGTTCTGGGTGCAAACCCGTCCTTCAACGCTTTCTTAA
- the lysM gene encoding peptidoglycan-binding protein LysM, with protein MGLFNFVKDAGEKLWDAVTGNHDKDDLAKKVQDHLNKTGIPDADKVNVQIADGKATVTGDGLSQEAKEKILIAVGNISGIASVEDQVKTDVPAAESQFYTVKSGDTLSAISKQVYGNANLYNKIFEANKPMLKSPDKIYPGQVLRIPEE; from the coding sequence ATGGGACTTTTCAACTTTGTAAAAGACGCCGGGGAAAAACTGTGGGATGCCGTAACTGGCAATCACGATAAAGACGATTTAGCAAAAAAGGTGCAGGACCACCTGAATAAAACCGGTATTCCGGATGCCGACAAGGTCAATGTACAAATTGCTGATGGCAAGGCAACGGTGACAGGCGACGGATTAAGCCAGGAAGCAAAAGAAAAGATCCTGATTGCGGTCGGGAATATTTCCGGAATTGCCAGCGTGGAGGATCAGGTTAAAACCGACGTGCCTGCCGCCGAGAGTCAGTTTTATACGGTGAAATCCGGCGATACGCTGAGCGCTATTTCGAAACAGGTTTACGGTAATGCCAACCTGTATAATAAAATCTTTGAGGCGAATAAGCCGATGCTTAAAAGTCCGGATAAAATTTATCCCGGGCAGGTTCTGCGTATTCCGGAAGAATAA
- the csiR gene encoding DNA-binding transcriptional regulator CsiR codes for MTAISHPTAIDGYRWLKNDIIRGVYQPDEKLRMSLLTSRYSLGVGPLREALSHLVAERLVTVVNQKGYRVASMSEQELLDIFDARANMEAMLVSLAIERGGDEWEAEILARAHMLSKLEASDASEHLLDEWDLRHQAYHTAIVAGCGSQYLLQMRERLFDLAARYRFIWLRKTVLSVEMLEDKHVQHQTLTEAILARDAARASELMRQHLLTPIPIIQQAMTGKLLAEKS; via the coding sequence ATGACCGCCATTTCCCATCCGACGGCCATAGATGGATACCGCTGGCTGAAGAACGATATTATCCGCGGTGTTTATCAGCCTGATGAAAAACTGCGCATGAGCTTATTAACCTCACGCTATTCTCTTGGCGTTGGACCGCTCAGAGAGGCGCTTTCTCATCTGGTGGCGGAACGGCTGGTCACGGTCGTGAATCAGAAAGGGTATCGGGTGGCGTCTATGTCAGAGCAGGAACTGCTCGATATTTTCGACGCCCGCGCCAACATGGAAGCGATGCTGGTGAGTCTGGCGATTGAACGCGGCGGTGACGAATGGGAAGCCGAGATCCTCGCCCGCGCCCATATGCTCAGCAAGCTTGAGGCCAGCGACGCCAGTGAACATCTGCTGGATGAGTGGGATTTACGCCATCAGGCATACCACACCGCTATCGTTGCCGGATGCGGTTCGCAGTATCTACTGCAAATGCGCGAACGGCTGTTCGATCTCGCGGCACGCTATCGGTTTATCTGGCTGCGAAAAACGGTCTTGTCGGTTGAAATGCTGGAGGATAAACACGTTCAGCATCAGACGCTAACAGAGGCAATTCTGGCGCGCGATGCGGCACGCGCCAGTGAACTGATGCGTCAACATTTGCTGACGCCGATTCCTATTATCCAGCAGGCCATGACCGGTAAACTGCTGGCAGAGAAATCCTGA
- the gabP gene encoding GABA permease has protein sequence MGQLSQSHDLGGGLKSRHVTMLSIAGVIGASLFVGSSVAIAQAGPAVLLAYLFAGLLVVMIMRMLAEMAVATPDTGSFSTYADKAIGRWAGYTIGWLYWWFWVLVIPLEANIAAIILNSWFPGVPIWLFSLVITLALTGSNLLSVKNYGEFEFWLALCKVIAILAFIALGAAAIGGVYPYTEVSGISRLWDHGGFMPNGFGAVLSAMLITMFSFMGAEIVTIAAAESDTPDKHIVRATNSVIWRISIFYLCSIFVVVALIPWNMPGLKEVGSYQSVLELLHIPHAKLIMDCVILLSVTSCLNSALYTASRMLYSLSRRGDAPAIMGKINRSKTPYVAVLLSTGAAFLTVVVNYYAPAKVFKFLIDSSGAIALLVYLVIAISQLRMRKILLAEGGELKLKMWLYPWLTWLVIGFISFVLIVMLFRPAQQLEVISTGLLGLGIICTVPIMSRWKKLVLWQKAPLQNTR, from the coding sequence ATGGGGCAACTGTCACAATCACATGATTTAGGGGGCGGGCTGAAATCACGCCACGTCACCATGCTGTCTATTGCCGGGGTTATCGGCGCAAGTCTGTTTGTGGGTTCCAGCGTGGCGATAGCCCAGGCCGGACCCGCGGTCCTGCTGGCCTATCTGTTCGCCGGGCTACTGGTGGTGATGATCATGCGGATGCTGGCCGAAATGGCCGTCGCCACGCCGGACACCGGTTCCTTTTCCACCTACGCCGATAAAGCGATCGGGCGATGGGCGGGCTACACCATCGGCTGGTTGTACTGGTGGTTCTGGGTGTTGGTGATCCCGCTTGAAGCGAATATCGCCGCAATCATCCTCAACTCCTGGTTTCCCGGCGTCCCGATCTGGCTGTTCTCGCTGGTTATCACGCTGGCGTTAACCGGCAGTAATTTGCTGAGCGTCAAAAACTACGGTGAGTTTGAGTTCTGGCTGGCGCTGTGCAAAGTGATTGCCATCCTCGCCTTTATCGCCCTCGGTGCAGCGGCGATCGGCGGCGTTTACCCTTACACTGAAGTCAGCGGTATCTCGCGCTTGTGGGATCACGGCGGCTTTATGCCAAACGGTTTTGGTGCCGTGCTGAGCGCGATGCTTATCACCATGTTTTCATTTATGGGGGCTGAGATTGTCACCATTGCCGCCGCCGAATCCGACACGCCGGATAAGCATATCGTCCGCGCCACCAACTCGGTGATCTGGCGTATTTCAATCTTCTATCTGTGCTCGATCTTTGTTGTCGTCGCCCTGATCCCGTGGAACATGCCGGGACTAAAAGAGGTCGGCTCCTATCAATCGGTGCTGGAACTGCTGCATATTCCGCATGCCAAACTGATCATGGACTGTGTGATCCTGCTGTCGGTAACCAGCTGCCTGAACTCCGCGCTGTATACCGCGTCGCGGATGCTCTACTCTCTGAGCCGCCGTGGTGACGCGCCGGCTATTATGGGCAAAATCAATCGCAGCAAAACGCCTTACGTGGCGGTGTTGCTCTCGACCGGCGCGGCATTTTTAACCGTGGTCGTGAACTATTACGCCCCGGCAAAAGTGTTTAAGTTCCTGATCGACAGCTCCGGCGCCATCGCCCTGCTGGTGTATCTGGTGATCGCCATTTCCCAGTTGCGGATGCGCAAAATCCTGCTGGCGGAAGGCGGCGAGCTCAAACTGAAAATGTGGCTCTATCCGTGGCTGACCTGGCTGGTCATTGGCTTTATCAGTTTTGTGCTGATTGTGATGCTCTTTCGCCCGGCGCAACAGCTGGAAGTCATTTCCACAGGGCTGCTGGGACTGGGAATTATTTGTACCGTGCCGATTATGTCGCGCTGGAAAAAACTGGTATTGTGGCAAAAGGCACCGCTGCAAAATACCCGTTAA
- the gabT gene encoding 4-aminobutyrate--2-oxoglutarate transaminase, giving the protein MSTNNELMQRRSNAVPRGVGQIHPIFAERAENCRVWDVEGREFLDFAGGIAVLNTGHLHPQIVSAVEEQLKKLSHTCFQVLAYEPYLQLCEIMNQKVPGDFAKKTLLVTTGSEAVENAVKIARAATKRSGTIAFSGAYHGRTHYTLSLTGKVNPYSAGMGLMPGHVYRALYPCALHGISEDDAIASIHRIFKNDAAPEDIAAIVIEPVQGEGGFYAASPAFMQRLRAICDEHGIMLIADEVQSGAGRTGTLFAMEQMGVAPDITTFAKSIAGGFPLAGVTGRAEVMDAIPPGGLGGTYAGNPIACAAALAVLNIFEQENLLQKANELGETLRNGLLAIAETHREIGDVRGLGAMIAIELFEDGDHNKPDAKLTAEIVARARDKGLILLSCGPYYNVLRILVPLTIEDAQIRQGLEIIAQCFDEAKQR; this is encoded by the coding sequence ATGAGCACCAATAACGAATTAATGCAGCGTCGCAGCAACGCCGTTCCGCGTGGCGTAGGACAGATCCACCCTATCTTTGCCGAGCGTGCGGAAAACTGTCGGGTCTGGGACGTGGAAGGCCGTGAGTTCCTGGATTTTGCCGGCGGTATCGCGGTGCTGAACACCGGACACCTGCATCCGCAGATCGTCTCGGCGGTCGAAGAACAGCTGAAAAAGCTGTCTCATACCTGCTTCCAGGTGCTGGCCTATGAGCCGTATCTACAGCTGTGCGAAATCATGAACCAGAAGGTGCCGGGCGACTTCGCCAAGAAAACCCTGCTGGTCACCACCGGTTCTGAAGCCGTGGAAAACGCGGTGAAGATAGCCCGCGCCGCCACCAAACGGTCGGGAACCATCGCCTTTAGCGGCGCGTACCACGGTCGCACCCACTACACCCTGTCGCTGACCGGAAAAGTGAACCCGTACTCAGCCGGCATGGGGCTGATGCCCGGCCACGTCTATCGCGCCCTCTACCCCTGCGCCCTGCACGGCATTAGTGAAGACGACGCTATCGCCAGCATTCACCGCATCTTCAAAAATGATGCCGCGCCGGAAGATATCGCCGCCATCGTGATTGAACCGGTACAGGGCGAAGGCGGCTTTTACGCCGCCTCGCCAGCCTTTATGCAGCGCCTGCGCGCAATTTGCGACGAACACGGGATCATGCTGATTGCCGATGAAGTGCAGAGCGGCGCGGGTCGTACCGGTACGCTGTTCGCGATGGAGCAGATGGGCGTGGCGCCGGACATCACGACTTTCGCCAAGTCTATCGCCGGGGGCTTCCCGCTGGCGGGCGTGACCGGACGCGCGGAGGTGATGGACGCCATCCCGCCGGGTGGGCTGGGCGGCACCTATGCCGGCAACCCGATTGCCTGCGCCGCCGCGCTGGCGGTGCTGAATATTTTCGAGCAGGAAAATCTGCTGCAAAAAGCCAACGAGCTCGGCGAAACCCTGCGCAACGGCCTGTTGGCGATTGCCGAAACGCATCGTGAAATCGGCGATGTCCGTGGGCTGGGGGCGATGATCGCTATTGAGCTGTTTGAAGACGGCGACCACAACAAGCCGGACGCGAAACTGACGGCAGAGATCGTCGCTCGCGCCCGCGACAAAGGGCTGATCCTGCTCTCCTGCGGGCCGTACTACAACGTGCTGCGCATCCTTGTTCCACTCACCATTGAAGATGCGCAAATCCGTCAGGGTCTGGAGATCATCGCCCAGTGCTTTGACGAGGCTAAGCAACGTTAA
- the gabD gene encoding NADP-dependent succinate-semialdehyde dehydrogenase codes for MQLNDPTLFRQQALIDGQWRDADSGDVITVTNPANGETLGSVPKMGSAETRKAIEAANRALPAWRDITAKERANILRRWFNLMMEHQDDLARLMTLEQGKPLAEAKGEITYAASFIEWFAEEGKRIYGDTIPGHQADKRLIVIKQPIGVTAAITPWNFPSAMITRKAGPALAAGCTMVLKPASQTPFSALALAELANRAGIPAGVFSVVTGSAGAVGNELTGNPLVRKLSFTGSTEIGRQLMEQCAKDIKKVSLELGGNAPFIVFDDADLDKAVEGALASKFRNAGQTCVCANRLYVQDGVYERFAEKLQQAVNKLRLGDGLAPEVTTGPLIDEKAVAKVQEHIADALEKGARVISGGKPHALGGNFFQPTILVDVPDNAKVAKEETFGPLAPLFRFSDEADVIRQANDTEFGLAAYFYARDLSRVFRVGEALEYGIVGINTGIISNEVAPFGGIKASGLGREGSKYGIEDYLEIKYLCIGL; via the coding sequence ATGCAACTTAACGATCCGACGTTGTTCCGTCAGCAGGCCTTGATCGACGGCCAGTGGCGCGATGCCGATAGCGGCGACGTCATTACGGTAACCAACCCGGCCAACGGCGAGACGCTGGGCAGCGTACCGAAAATGGGCAGCGCGGAGACCCGCAAAGCCATTGAGGCCGCTAACCGCGCGCTACCCGCCTGGCGCGACATCACCGCCAAAGAACGGGCAAACATTCTGCGCCGCTGGTTCAATCTGATGATGGAACATCAGGACGATCTTGCCCGCCTGATGACCCTTGAACAGGGTAAGCCACTGGCGGAAGCCAAAGGGGAAATCACCTATGCCGCCTCTTTTATTGAGTGGTTTGCCGAAGAGGGCAAACGTATTTATGGCGACACCATTCCCGGACACCAGGCCGACAAACGCCTGATCGTCATTAAGCAACCCATTGGCGTTACTGCCGCCATTACGCCGTGGAACTTTCCTTCGGCGATGATCACCCGCAAAGCGGGTCCGGCACTGGCGGCAGGCTGCACGATGGTGCTTAAACCCGCCAGCCAGACGCCGTTCTCCGCGCTGGCGCTGGCGGAACTGGCAAATCGCGCCGGGATCCCGGCGGGCGTATTCAGCGTCGTCACCGGTTCGGCGGGCGCAGTTGGCAACGAACTGACCGGCAACCCACTGGTGCGCAAACTGTCGTTCACCGGCTCGACGGAGATTGGCCGCCAGTTGATGGAACAGTGCGCCAAAGACATCAAAAAGGTCTCCCTGGAGCTGGGGGGTAACGCGCCGTTTATCGTCTTTGACGATGCTGACCTGGATAAAGCAGTAGAAGGCGCGCTGGCTTCAAAGTTTCGCAACGCCGGGCAGACCTGCGTCTGCGCCAACCGTCTGTATGTGCAGGACGGCGTTTACGAGCGCTTCGCTGAGAAACTGCAACAGGCAGTGAACAAACTGCGCCTCGGCGACGGTCTGGCTCCTGAGGTGACCACCGGCCCGCTGATTGATGAGAAAGCAGTCGCCAAAGTGCAGGAGCACATCGCCGACGCGCTGGAAAAAGGTGCCCGGGTGATTAGCGGTGGGAAGCCACACGCGCTGGGCGGCAATTTCTTCCAGCCAACCATCCTGGTGGACGTACCTGACAACGCGAAGGTCGCCAAAGAAGAGACCTTCGGCCCGCTGGCGCCACTGTTTCGCTTTAGTGATGAAGCCGACGTCATCAGGCAGGCCAACGACACCGAATTTGGTCTGGCAGCCTATTTCTATGCCCGTGATTTAAGCCGCGTCTTTCGCGTTGGCGAGGCGCTGGAGTACGGCATCGTCGGCATTAACACCGGCATTATCTCGAACGAAGTCGCGCCGTTTGGCGGGATCAAAGCCTCCGGTCTTGGCCGCGAAGGTTCCAAATACGGCATCGAAGATTACTTAGAAATCAAATATCTGTGCATCGGCCTTTAA
- the lhgO gene encoding L-2-hydroxyglutarate oxidase: MYDFVIIGGGIIGMSTAMQLIDVYPDARVALLEKESGPACHQTGHNSGVIHAGVYYTPGSLKAQFCLAGNRATKAFCDQNGIRYDTCGKMLVATSEQEMGRMRALWDRTAANGLEREWLNAQELREREPNITGLGGIFVPSSGIVSYRDVTEAMAKIFQARGGEIIYNANVSALKEHASGVVVHTRQGQEFSGATLITCSGLMADRLVKMLGIEPGFIICPFRGEYFRLAAEHNQIVNHLIYPIPDPAMPFLGVHLTRMIDGSVTVGPNAVLAFKREGYRKQDFSLSDTLEILGSAGIRRVLQNNLCAGLSEMKNSLCKSGYLRLVQKYCPSLTLSDLQPWPAGVRAQAVSPDGKLIDDFLFVTTPRSIHTCNAPSPAATSAIPIGAHIVSQVQTLLASQSNPGRTLRAARSVDTLHAAFTRSPF, from the coding sequence ATGTATGATTTTGTGATTATTGGCGGCGGCATTATTGGCATGTCGACCGCCATGCAGTTAATTGACGTTTATCCGGATGCCCGGGTAGCGCTGCTGGAAAAAGAGTCCGGCCCGGCCTGTCACCAGACGGGCCACAACAGCGGCGTGATCCACGCCGGGGTCTATTACACCCCCGGCAGTCTGAAGGCGCAGTTTTGTCTCGCCGGCAACCGTGCAACCAAAGCCTTTTGCGATCAAAACGGCATCCGCTACGACACCTGCGGCAAGATGCTGGTCGCCACCTCTGAGCAGGAAATGGGCCGGATGCGCGCCCTGTGGGATCGCACCGCGGCCAACGGCCTGGAGCGCGAGTGGCTGAATGCGCAGGAACTGCGCGAGCGCGAACCAAACATTACCGGACTCGGCGGCATTTTTGTGCCGTCCAGCGGGATTGTCAGCTACCGCGACGTGACGGAAGCAATGGCGAAAATCTTCCAGGCCAGAGGCGGCGAGATTATCTACAACGCCAACGTCAGCGCCCTGAAAGAACACGCCTCGGGCGTGGTGGTGCATACCCGCCAAGGGCAGGAATTTAGTGGCGCAACGCTGATTACCTGCTCCGGGCTGATGGCCGACCGGCTGGTGAAAATGCTCGGCATCGAACCGGGTTTTATCATCTGCCCGTTCCGTGGCGAATACTTCCGTCTGGCCGCAGAACACAACCAGATAGTCAACCATCTGATCTACCCGATCCCCGATCCGGCAATGCCGTTTCTTGGCGTTCATCTTACCCGCATGATCGATGGCAGCGTCACGGTCGGGCCGAACGCCGTACTGGCGTTTAAGCGCGAAGGTTATCGCAAGCAGGACTTTTCGCTCAGCGACACGCTGGAGATCCTCGGTTCTGCCGGCATTCGTCGGGTTCTGCAAAACAACCTGTGCGCAGGCCTTAGCGAAATGAAAAACTCGCTGTGCAAAAGTGGCTATCTGCGGCTGGTGCAAAAGTACTGCCCGAGCCTGACGCTAAGCGATCTGCAACCGTGGCCCGCAGGCGTCCGCGCGCAGGCGGTCTCGCCGGACGGCAAGCTGATCGATGATTTTTTGTTTGTCACCACCCCGCGATCGATCCACACCTGCAATGCCCCCTCCCCGGCGGCGACGTCGGCGATCCCCATCGGCGCACACATCGTCAGCCAGGTACAGACGCTGCTGGCAAGCCAGAGCAATCCCGGACGCACGCTGCGTGCGGCACGTAGCGTGGACACCTTACACGCCGCCTTCACCCGTTCACCTTTTTAA